From the Candidatus Dadabacteria bacterium genome, one window contains:
- a CDS encoding SRPBCC domain-containing protein translates to MNNFTVRTDRIQINAPIDFVWEVLTDVEKYGEWNPFTSQARTDFKIGSPVRLLVRMWPTKFRITETLCAFEKPRLISWSRNFGTSWLLFVVREQHLEPVSDDSCSYHNVDLMSGVLSPIISLLFGGYIRRGFSDVGVGLKLRAETLYQETKN, encoded by the coding sequence ATGAATAATTTTACCGTACGTACCGACCGCATTCAGATCAACGCACCCATTGACTTCGTTTGGGAGGTCCTGACTGACGTTGAAAAATATGGTGAGTGGAATCCATTCACATCTCAGGCCAGAACCGATTTTAAAATTGGATCGCCCGTTCGTCTACTGGTAAGAATGTGGCCCACAAAATTCAGAATAACTGAAACTCTATGTGCATTTGAAAAACCACGTCTTATTTCTTGGAGCAGGAATTTCGGAACTTCCTGGCTCTTATTTGTGGTGCGAGAGCAGCATCTGGAACCTGTAAGTGATGACAGTTGCAGCTACCATAATGTCGACCTAATGAGCGGCGTGCTTTCACCAATAATTTCACTTCTCTTTGGCGGTTATATACGCCGCGGTTTTAGCGATGTAGGAGTGGGATTGAAACTTCGCGCAGAAACTCTGTATCAAGAGACGAAAAACTAA